The sequence AAGGAGTTCAATATGTCAAATATTATTACAGATTACTCGCAATACAATGAAAAGCAACTGCACAATTTCTTAAACTCCATTGAAAAACAATTGCTTAAGGCAGAAGGGGATAAAAATAAGGCGATAAAAAAAATTCAAGAGTGTGAATTGCAAGAACGAATGATCAGACAAGTTTTAGCCCAAAAACATTCTCAAGAAAAAGAACCCACACAAAGTTTGTTAAATACGATCGTCTCAAAAGATGACCCAGAATGCGATGTTTCGTTTGGAGACTTCAATGATTTTTTACAAATAGCAAAACAAGAAAGAGAAAGGCGTAATGCTTAAAGTCAGAACTAAGAAAGATTTTCTTAAAGACTTTAATAAGCATATTTTATCTGGGCGTATTACAGAAAGCGATGTTGCAAGCGTTGTTGATTGCCTAAAAAAACAAAAACCACTCCAACAAAAATATTGCGACCATGCTTTGAGTGGCAATCTTAAAGGGCTGAGAGAGTGTCATGTTAAGCCAAACTTGTTATTGATTTATGAAATCAAAAAACAAGAAAACGAACTTGTTTTATTGCGTCTAGACACTCATAGCGAGCTATTTAAAAAGTGATCAAACGCTAAAAAATTATCTACAACAATCCGTGCTAATTTTTAATTCAAGTCGCGCTAACTTTAAAATAGAACATGCTAATTTCTAAAAATAAGCTACGCTAAGCTACACTACAAAAATGTTAATCTTTATCTTAAATCTTGCTAATCATCTAACGCAAATCTGTGTTACAGATTGGCGCATTCTTTTTTTAGCAACAAGGATAAGGAGTTGTAGAAAGCGATTTTTAAAAAGCAATTAAAAAATACTCATGCAAACTTTTTTAATTCATCAAAACACTTCTTCATTGGGCTTGACTTCCCAGTTAATACGAGAGAGTAATTCTTTGTTTTTGAAATAATAATTCGCTTTTAACTTTAAGGGTTTAGCCTTATGACCGCTTACTAAAACGATCACTTCATCTTTATCAATATTCATAATATCTTGCGTGCTCAATAAGTCCCACGCTTCTTTTCCTATACTAGAAGTCCCTCCGGTAATGAGTTGTCCTTTTTCTGTAGAGTGGCTTCGTGTTTTTCTAGTCATCTTACCGACTTCTTCGCTCACCTGTTTAGCATATTCTAAATCATCCATTTTGAAAATTATTTTGTAAGCCACGGTGCTATTAACAATTCTTGCATCTTCTCTACCATAATATTTTTCAATAAGAGCGTTGGATTGCGTGATAAAAATTAAAACCACACCATAGCTCCTACTTAATGCTGGCATTTCTAATAAAAAAGGCAATTTACCAAAACGCACAAATTCATCTAAAAAGAGATAAACCCTTTCTTCAAATTTCTTACTCTCTTTCAATAAAAGATTTTTAGCAATACTTTCCAAAAGGATACGGATAAGCGGTGCGAGTGTGTCAATATCTGTTTGAGCGATTTTAATATAGAGTGAAATATTGTCAGCCCTTAAATCCTCGTATTCAAAACTCATGCTATCTGTAGCGCTTTTAACTTGATAGCTTGTAAAGACTTGCATAAAACGGCTATAAACTGATTTAATGCTTGCAAACTCTTTATCATTCGCCTTAGCCCATTTGTTCGCTTCGTTTCTAATAATAGGATCTAACATGCCCTCTTTCATTATAATATTGCCTTGATCGTCTTTTTCTAAATTATTCACAGATCCATCATAATTTTTAGGATTTTCTGGGTCAGTATAGACTTGTTCGGCTACTTGTTTATACCATAGCAATTCCACATTGACATTAGGTTTCATTTTTTTAACGCCATTTTCTACTTTAGCCATATAGCGCCCGTTCTCTTTAACAAAACCATTATCGCTACTTTGACATTCATATAATTCAGTATAAAATCGGCTTTGTGGATTGATTAAGGGGACATAATTTTTTATAGGAGCGCTTGCAATTTCAAAAAAGGTGCTAGTGTTATGCACACACAAATCATAAAGAGCGTAAAAGACAAATAAATTTTTAGCTTGCTGTGTCCAATGAGGGTCTTTATTTGCCCCATCTTCAGCAAAAATAGTATTACCCACTTCATCTACAAGCCTTCGCTTTCTGTTAAAATCTAATTTTTCTACAATGCGTTTATCAAACGGATTGAATTTAAGCGTGTTATCATTTCCTAAGGGATCAAATACAAAAATTTTATTTTTTAGAACTTGTTGTCTGTAACCAGCCGTTAAATCAAACAACTCTCCTTTAATATCTAACACCACACAAGAGCTAGGCACATTTAAAAGATTAGTCACAGCCACAGCTGCGGTTTTACCACTTCCAGGAGGAGCGATAATTAAAGTAGAAAGCGGAGCATCATAATAAGTAGGCTTAAGCGAATTTAAACCTTTATACAGCCCCACACAAAAACCTTTATTAAAATTTAAGGTCATAGGATAACTCTTAGAAGAACCTAGCGTAAAGACATCTTTGCAAGCCTTAGGGAGAGTTTTAGTGTAATAATCTTTTTGAATGCTATTAAGCTTATGGAATAAATTGCTGATTTTATCCTTAAATTTATCTCTTAATGTTTTGAATTTTTCTCTCATTTAAAATAATCCTTTTAAATATTTCATAAATAGCGTTAGTTTTACACTTAAAAATCCCCTAAATATAAAGGTTAAGACACAAATCACTACTAAAAAAGATAAGATCGTAAAGAAAACCTTAGGTCTTTTCTTGGCAAATTGATAAACTTCATAAAATATATACCCTATAAAAATAGGCAATAGCGTAAAGCTAGAGACAACAAGCATTAGAGGTAAAAACAAAATTAAGAACAAGCCTTTAAGAATATTAAAAATCCTATATTCGTATTTAATAATATCTTTCATTTCAGCCCAAACTGCCTTGCCATGACTATCCATATTGCGCCCATTAAAAAATAAGTAGGCTGTCAAAAATAGCGGTAATAACGCACAAAAGAATGAAAAATAAATCTCAAATTTAAAATGGGGAAAATTATGTAGATTAATAATAATCTTTTTTAGATAGTTATAACTCGCTAAAAAACTAGGAAAATCTAAGAAATAATGCGATACACCTAAAAAAATAAAAGGAATGGCTAAAATAGAAATGATATAGCAATAAGGCTTATAAATTTGCATTTATTCTACTTTGATTTTATTATCTAATAAACTCATAAAATGCATAAAATCATTCTCAAAACTCTCATCTTTCATAAACTCTTCAAACTCCTCTTCGCTTTTAACCCAAACTTCACTAATATATTCCATTAAAAGAGTGAAATTTTCTTTTAGATTTTCTTGTAATATTTTTGCTTGATTTCCATCTTTTAGAAAATGGGGAGCATTGATAATGCTTTGAGAACTTTTAATAATAGATGCCATTTTTTCTAAATAATTTCTAATCAAATCAATATCAGTTTCTTTTGTCATAAATTCATCCCTTTAAAAATTTTCTTATCCCCTTTTAAACAATGTGCTACGATGAAAGCGCTTTTTTTGATAGCTAGGTTTAAAATTTTTGTTTTTTCACTCCAAGTTTTCAGCTGTATTTCAATATCTTGCAATAAGCCAAAATGGATAACATTTTCTCCTAAAAGCGCCGCATTATTTAAATGGTAAGCAATCTGGTTAAAATTAGAACAAGTCGCATTCAATGAGCTATAAAGCATCGCTAAACTGCCTAAAGCGCTTGTGATTTTTTGCTGTTTGTAGAAACTAATTTGGCTATTTAAAATAAGATTTTCTACAATTTTGGTGTAAGACTTGTTATGCCTAGTTTTTAAATCTTTTAAAATTTGGACACATCTAACATCCAATAAAAATTCCATCCTTTTAGCGCCCTCTTTTTGTTTAGATTTTCTGTAAAGTCTTGGATTTTTCATAACACCAACTCCTTTTTAAATTCGTTTTTAACATTTAAAACATCATCAATTATCCTATCGCTACCTTTTTTTGATTTGGATAACATAGTCCATACCAGTGCAAAAATAATCTAAAAGCGTTTCTTTAGGTGTAGGCTTACCGCCTTTATTCAAGTTTATATTCTGACAAATAGCTATAAAAGCATCTACCACGCTATTAGCATGTAAGGTGCTTATCATTCCGCTATGCCCAGTATTTGCTAAACGCAAAAATAACGCAGTGTTATGCGTGTCAATTTCGCCTAATAATAATCTATCAGGAGACATTCTCATAGCCGCATTTAAGCCATCTTCATAAGTAAAAAATCCGCTCCCACTTTTATCTACTAAAATATTAACTTGGTCTTCATTACTGATTTTCAACTCAGGACTATCTTCAATAGTAACCACCCTTTCGTTTTTGGGAATATTTTCAATCAAAGAATTAACAAAGCTAGTCTTACCACTAGCTGTGCCACCACTGATTAAAATATTTTTACCTGCACTTACTAAGTTAAGTAAAAAATCATAGGTAATGTTTTTAGCCAGACATTTCTCACTTAATTTAAAAGCGTTAATTTCAAACTTAAAATTACTAGGCACTCTAATATTGATAGAGATATTAGAACTAGCAATAATGCTAGGGTGTAATGCGTTAATTCTAATTTGCGTGTAAGGCAAAGAAGTGTTTAACTTAGGCGTTTTTAGAGTGAATTTTTGGTTTCTAAAAATGGCTAATTGCTCACAAAAAACCAACAAATAATCATTGGTAAATTTTTCATTAAAACACCTCACTTTTTCCTTTGGGCGGTGCAAGAAATACTCTTTTTCTTTATTAAAAACCACTTCATTTAAATTAGGCTGGCTTAAAATAGGCATAAAGTCATCAAGGTAACTTTTTAAAAGATTAGAAATCATTATGGCTCTCCTTGATGATTACCAAAATCCCTTAACATTTTTTTTTGAAGTTCAATGCGCTCTTTTTCTCTTTTATCTTCTATTCTTTTAGCTAAAAAATATAGATGGTGTATTTTGGAAAGCCTTTTATTATTAGCTTTAATTTCTAGGTTTTTTTCACAAATTTCGTGTTTTTCTAGTAAGTATTCTTGGTAGATTTTATGGCTTGTGAGTTTTAGATTAGATAACTCTTTTTCTAAATCCAGTTTATCTAATTCATTAAGCTCTAATTTTAATAATTTGTCTAATTTTTCTTTCATAATTGTTTCCTTAAGTTTTCTAGTTCTTTTAATAAACTATTGAGTTCTTGCTGTTTTTGTTCACACAACCTATAAGTCTCATCAAATTTTTTTTGGATTTCAACATTTTTGCTCACATAGGAGGCATAAAAATCTAAATCCTTAATTTTAGAATTTCTAGGCTTTTTAGGTTTTTTATCTTTTTTAGGCGCTTCTAAAATGGGCCGCTCTTCATTTAAATGAGCAAGCTTTTTATCGCAATTAAAATTTCCATCAATCATTGTTATAAGTCCTTTCTATATCAAAAATAATTTCAAGTGGTTTCTCGTTTTGGATAATCTTTTTTGAAAAATGCTCTTCGGTATTTAAAATTTCTGAAACTAGCCTTTCAGTAATACTTGCTTGCATTCTGGATCTTAACTCTTTGGTTTCATTTTCTAGGCGTTTATCCATAACTTTTCTTAATTCCATTTGTGCCTCTACTACTTTTTTGCAAAGCTCCACATATTCTGCATCTTTGCTTTCTTCTAGAGTGTTCAGTAATTCTTCTTCAGGGTTGAGTTCCATTGGTAATCCTTATGTTTAATATTGTATTTTAATTTTACACTATTTAGAATAAAATTATTATTAATAATGCTATTTTGTATCATTGTTTTGTTCCTTTTCTTCATTAAAGAATTTCGCTAAGACTTCATTGTTTTTAGGGATAGGAAACCAAATATCCGTATTAGGACTAATAAAAATATGGCTTCCTTCTCTAATAGTGATAATGGGCTTAATCCTGATTTGATCTCGCATGATTTGAGCGATAATGTTATTTAGGCTGATACCAGTTTGCCTCGTCATTTGCATCATCATGTAGTCTCCAAAATAGTTTTGATTAAAACCACCCCTTTTGTTTTTCATCGCTTCGGTAAGACCGCTAGTAAGACCTATGAGTAGCCCATTTGACAAGGTGCTTAAGGATAAAGGAATACCATAGCGTTCCCAATATTTGTTATGGAGTGTGCCTATCATGCCGTTATAGCCCTTGACATCAGCTCCCTTAGCATCGCTTAGTATGATATTGACCCCTTGTGGCGTGATGATCCTATTCCAAGCAATTTCTAAGCGGTATTCTCCTATTTTGTTATTAGAGTTGTAATAGCCTATGGCTCTACTCCCTTTGGGGATTAAAGCCGCTCTACCCATCGTTGCGTATATATCACTCTCCACTTGAGCGATTATCTTACTCCCCCCTATTTCACTACTAATAGGAGTGATCAGAATGGCTGGGATCATTCTGTCAGCTGTAATCGTTCTCAAAAGTTTGTTTTCACTGCTCGCTATATTTTTTCTTTTAAAATTTTTAAAACCGCTAGAGCCGTATTCTTTTTCAAGTTCTTGTTTTTCTTTGGATTTTGTATTAGAAACACTATTTTTTATAGAGGTTGGAGGCTGCGTTTCTTTTTGGCTACTAATACGAGACGCTAAAATCACAAGGCGGGTTTTTTCTTCTTCGTTAGCGGTATTGTAGTTGAAAGGATTGGAGGCAACGGTAGGTTTGGTTTTAAGTATATCTTTTGGTAAGTTTGGTAAGTTATTAACTTGTTTTTGAGTGGCTATAATATTGCAATCATCATCTATTAAATTACCCTTATTATCTGTCATCTGACCCTTACAAGATTTTTTAATTTCTTCTTCTTTAATCTCTTGTTTAATGACATTGTTCTGTGGTGGGATCTTCTTTTTATCCGCTTTTTTGTAGAGATAGTCAGAGATTGGAAACTTGCTTTTAACATAATTTCTCACTGCTTTAGGTGAGCTATCATCATAAAGGAAAAACCATGCACAAAAAATAAGCATCAAAACAATAAAGACACTTACAATCGGTGCGTTTCTAATTACTCTAAAAAAGCCCATTATTTTTGGTTTGCTTGATTTTGTTTTTTGGTGTTATTCAGCCCCTTTTTATTCTTCTCTAAACCATCAGTAGTTTTTGGTCTTTCTATATAGGGGATAGGCACACAATAATGGGTTTTGATGGTGTGTTTTTTGAGCTTGTTTTTCAAATCTTTTTGCAAAGGCTTGGGAGCTTTTATGATGTTTTTAACCTCTTCTAAAGTCTTAACTTCTTCTTCATTTAAGGCTCGGCATTCTTTGCTTGGAGTTTGGTTTTTGATTTGAGCTAACAACTCCGTTACGCTAATGGCATTTTTAGGTTGAGGCGTAGTGTCTTCAATCAAGTGGATGTTGTTTCGTTTGGCTTTCATGGCTTCATCTTGCTCTAAAAGCCTTTTTAAACGCATGAAGTCCTTAGATTTTTGGTATTTGTGCTTGTCTCTTCTTACGCACACGTATTCCTTACCGCTCCTTAAAGTCCATTTTTTAGAAACATCTTCAGCAATAATGTAATTCCCTACCACACGGCTATTGATAGGATTATCATACCCATCTACAACCTTATAGGTGTAAGGGAATTTTGAAAAGGCTTGATCTCTGTCATATCTAAAATAAGTGTATTTGCCATCATCAAAGACATCTAGTGCCTTTATATCAAGCGCATCATCACTGGGTTTTTTATAGAGCCACAAACTCCACCAGGTGCGTTTGTGTTTGGGTTTTTGCAAATAACCACGATTGATTTTAGCTTTTTCAATGAAAATGTGATTGACTTCATCTCCAATTCTTATAAACTTGCCATCATCAATTTCCTTGCTCTCATAATTGATTTTTCTGTAGTCAAGCTTTTGTTTGTCTTGTTTATTGGAGCTATTTGTATTTGTTTCTGTTTTAGCCAATTGTTCTTGCTCTCTTTTTTCTAGCTCGTTTTTAGACAAAATATTGAGCTTACCGATAGATCTTTTATTAGAGACAAACACTGAAAAATAGCTTTGGAATTTGCTAGTGTAAGTGGTGCTAAACAAGTAAAAAGTATAAATTGTTCCGCTCGCTCCGACTACGGTTAGATTTGTATCCACCCCTATAAGCAAGGGTTTGATCACTAGCATGTTAGATAAACCGTAATGATCATTAGTGGGGTAAGTGAGTTCAAAACCGCTAGGATCGCCTAAACTCACATAGATAATAGGATCATTATCAAAAATAAAAGTGGTAGTCATCGCATAGCGTAAGCGGATTTTGTTGGTGTTGCCTGCCACATATAAGACATTGAAATTATTGTCTTGCAATTTTCTATTTTTAGAAAAATACACGCTCTGTAAGGCTTTTAAATCCATAAGTTGTTTGGCTTTTTCTTTGTTTTCTTGTTCTTTGAAACTTTCTAAACTATCAGATTTTGCTGGGATAAGATTGTTGTTTTCTTTGCCATGTTCAAAAGAAGTTGTAGGATCAATTTCATTTGTATTGTTTCTAAAAATATCCTCTTCAGCGCTAAGTAAAGCGCCATACAAAAATAGCGATAGAGTGAATTTTTTCATTATTGTTCCTTAACATCTTTATATTGGCTCATATGAGGGTCTTTTTTCTCGGTATGGATAATCCTAGATTTCACACCATCATCTTTGACTTTATTTTTTTCATCTAAGTCTTTTAAAATCGCAATTTCAGTTACATCATAACCTGTAACAATAAAGCCTGTAGGATTTAAAGACATGGAGTCAAAATTGATTTCTTGTTTTTTAAATTCAAAACTCATCACCACTTTATAGTACTTTAAGCTCTCTAATTCTCCGCTATGATACAAGCTCACTTCAATGTCAATATAGGCTAAATCTTTATCTAAATAGATATTTGCAATCTTTACTTTTCTTGTGAGTAAAGGATTAGTGTAAATGCTGTCATAATAAGCGATGAGTTTTTCAAATTCATACCATACTTCATTGGAACTTTGCTCTTTAATGGTGTTTTGACGCATTTTTTCATGTTGCTCAATATGAGTAATGCTTTCCCTGTTTAGCACATACGCTCCCACTAATGAACGAATAAGAGCTTTATTGGCTGTAATGGTGCTATCTGCCTTTTGAACTAAAGCAAAATTTTCTTTATTGTTAGAAAATTGCACTAAATACGGCTCTTTTTGTTTTAAGGGCAACAGAACAATCAGTAAGATAATAAGCAACGCTGTTGTGCCAAAGAAGAAACACGCTACATAAAAGATATAATCGCCTAATTTTTTCTCTAAATGATAGATAATGCTTGCATCTCTCACTTCTTCAAAAAGCATTGTGGGGGCAATGCTTTTATCAAAGCCTATTCTAGAGAAAAAGTTTTTAAAAATTCTTTATTTTTTTTCTTGGATTGACTCATTTTGGGGCGTTTCTTTTTCTTCTGTTTCTATCACAGGCTCTTCTACAAACTCTTTAATTTCATTGGTGGTGGTTTGAATGGGTAATGGCAAAGAAAACAAATCGTTAGGCTGGTTTTCTTTAGTGTCTTGATTTTCTTCTTTAAATTCTGTGTTGTTGTCTGCTTTAAGATTTTCTTTGTTTTCTAATTGCTTTAATTCATTTTCAATTTCTCCTAAAAGCAAAGTTTGTTCTTCATTCTCTTTTAGATCGCCCCACAAATCCATGCGTCTTTTAGTTTGTAATTCTAAATTTTTTAAACCGCCATGAAATTGTTCTAAAACTTCGCTTCTTTTTGACATTAACTAGCCTATGGGTTGATTTAAATGAAAAAAGGCACAAGGGCTTTTATACATTTCATATTGTTTATTAGAACATCCACTTAGTGCTAACAAAATTATTCCTATTAAAAATATTCTCATTTCTTTGTCTTTTTGTGTTCATCAATCCATTTAGAGATAGCGAATTTG is a genomic window of Helicobacter pylori oki112 containing:
- a CDS encoding type IV secretion system protein produces the protein MLFEEVRDASIIYHLEKKLGDYIFYVACFFFGTTALLIILLIVLLPLKQKEPYLVQFSNNKENFALVQKADSTITANKALIRSLVGAYVLNRESITHIEQHEKMRQNTIKEQSSNEVWYEFEKLIAYYDSIYTNPLLTRKVKIANIYLDKDLAYIDIEVSLYHSGELESLKYYKVVMSFEFKKQEINFDSMSLNPTGFIVTGYDVTEIAILKDLDEKNKVKDDGVKSRIIHTEKKDPHMSQYKDVKEQ
- a CDS encoding type IV secretory system conjugative DNA transfer family protein, with amino-acid sequence MREKFKTLRDKFKDKISNLFHKLNSIQKDYYTKTLPKACKDVFTLGSSKSYPMTLNFNKGFCVGLYKGLNSLKPTYYDAPLSTLIIAPPGSGKTAAVAVTNLLNVPSSCVVLDIKGELFDLTAGYRQQVLKNKIFVFDPLGNDNTLKFNPFDKRIVEKLDFNRKRRLVDEVGNTIFAEDGANKDPHWTQQAKNLFVFYALYDLCVHNTSTFFEIASAPIKNYVPLINPQSRFYTELYECQSSDNGFVKENGRYMAKVENGVKKMKPNVNVELLWYKQVAEQVYTDPENPKNYDGSVNNLEKDDQGNIIMKEGMLDPIIRNEANKWAKANDKEFASIKSVYSRFMQVFTSYQVKSATDSMSFEYEDLRADNISLYIKIAQTDIDTLAPLIRILLESIAKNLLLKESKKFEERVYLFLDEFVRFGKLPFLLEMPALSRSYGVVLIFITQSNALIEKYYGREDARIVNSTVAYKIIFKMDDLEYAKQVSEEVGKMTRKTRSHSTEKGQLITGGTSSIGKEAWDLLSTQDIMNIDKDEVIVLVSGHKAKPLKLKANYYFKNKELLSRINWEVKPNEEVF
- a CDS encoding TrbG/VirB9 family P-type conjugative transfer protein, encoding MKKFTLSLFLYGALLSAEEDIFRNNTNEIDPTTSFEHGKENNNLIPAKSDSLESFKEQENKEKAKQLMDLKALQSVYFSKNRKLQDNNFNVLYVAGNTNKIRLRYAMTTTFIFDNDPIIYVSLGDPSGFELTYPTNDHYGLSNMLVIKPLLIGVDTNLTVVGASGTIYTFYLFSTTYTSKFQSYFSVFVSNKRSIGKLNILSKNELEKREQEQLAKTETNTNSSNKQDKQKLDYRKINYESKEIDDGKFIRIGDEVNHIFIEKAKINRGYLQKPKHKRTWWSLWLYKKPSDDALDIKALDVFDDGKYTYFRYDRDQAFSKFPYTYKVVDGYDNPINSRVVGNYIIAEDVSKKWTLRSGKEYVCVRRDKHKYQKSKDFMRLKRLLEQDEAMKAKRNNIHLIEDTTPQPKNAISVTELLAQIKNQTPSKECRALNEEEVKTLEEVKNIIKAPKPLQKDLKNKLKKHTIKTHYCVPIPYIERPKTTDGLEKNKKGLNNTKKQNQANQK
- a CDS encoding DNA type IV secretion system protein ComB10; protein product: MGFFRVIRNAPIVSVFIVLMLIFCAWFFLYDDSSPKAVRNYVKSKFPISDYLYKKADKKKIPPQNNVIKQEIKEEEIKKSCKGQMTDNKGNLIDDDCNIIATQKQVNNLPNLPKDILKTKPTVASNPFNYNTANEEEKTRLVILASRISSQKETQPPTSIKNSVSNTKSKEKQELEKEYGSSGFKNFKRKNIASSENKLLRTITADRMIPAILITPISSEIGGSKIIAQVESDIYATMGRAALIPKGSRAIGYYNSNNKIGEYRLEIAWNRIITPQGVNIILSDAKGADVKGYNGMIGTLHNKYWERYGIPLSLSTLSNGLLIGLTSGLTEAMKNKRGGFNQNYFGDYMMMQMTRQTGISLNNIIAQIMRDQIRIKPIITIREGSHIFISPNTDIWFPIPKNNEVLAKFFNEEKEQNNDTK
- a CDS encoding type II toxin-antitoxin system YafQ family toxin, giving the protein MLKVRTKKDFLKDFNKHILSGRITESDVASVVDCLKKQKPLQQKYCDHALSGNLKGLRECHVKPNLLLIYEIKKQENELVLLRLDTHSELFKK